A window of Streptomyces profundus genomic DNA:
ACGCCCAGCCTCGGGTCGGTCCGCACATGGTGGACGGCCAGCACGTTGGCGTCCACCGCCGAGAGCACCCCGAGCAGCGCGGCCAACGCGCCCGGGTGGTCGGGGAGTCGGAGCCGCAGCGACAGATAGCGGCCGGCGGCTGCCATCCCGTGCCGGAGCGAGCGCTCCAGGACCACCGGGTCCACGTTCCCGCCGGAGAGCACGGCCACCAAGGGGCCCCGGAACGCGTCGGGTTCGGCGAGGAGCGCCGCGATCGGCGCGGCGCCCGCCGGCTCGACCACCAGCTTCGCCCGCTCCAGGCAGTGCAGCAGCGCCGCGGAGAGCGCGCTCTCCGACACCGTGCGCACCTCGTCCACCAGCTCGGCGACCAGGTCGAACGGCACATCACCCGGTCGGCCCACCCGGATGCCGTCCGCCATGGTGGCGGCGCCGGGCAGGGAGAGCGGGCGGCCGGCGGCCAGCGAAGGCGGGTAGGCCGCCGCGCCCTCGGCCTGGACGCCGACGATCCGCACATCGGGCCGCAGCGCCTTGATCGCCAGCGCGACGCCGGCGACCAGACCACCACCGCCGACGCTCATCACCACGGTCTCCACCTCGGGGCACTGCTCCAGCACCTCAAGGCCCAACGTGCCCTGCCCGGCCACCACATCGGGGTGGTCGAAGGGGTGGATGAAGACCGCCCCCGTCTCCCTGGCGTGGGCGGTGGCGGCGGCGAGCGTCTCGTCCACCAGCTGGCCCTCAAGCCGCACCCTGGCGCCGTAGTCGCGAGTGGCAGCGACCTTGGGCAGCGGGGCTCCCACCGGCATGAACACGGTGGACTCGACGTCGAGCAGCGAGGCGGCGAGGGCCACGCCCTGCGCGTGGTTGCCGGCGCTGGCCGCCACCACGCCGCGTTCCCGGTCGGCGGCGGAGAGCCCGGCGATCCGGTTGTAGGCGCCGCGCAGCTTGAACGAGCCGGTGCGCTGGAGGTTCTCACACTTCAACAGAACGGGATGGCCGATCAGACGGCTCAGATACCGGCTGCCTTCGAGAGCGGTCACCCGGGTGACCCCGGCGAGCGTCTTCCGGGCGGCGAGCACATCCTCCAGGGTGGGCCGGTGGTGCGTGGGCATGCCCCCAGTCTGTCAGGCATCGCGGGAGTCGGCCGCCCAGGGCGGCGGCTACGCTATGGCCCACATCAGGGCGCCGCACGGCCCGCCTCCCGCTACCTCAGACGGACATGACGCCTGAAGCCTCCCCTCCCCAGGACCCGCACCCCCTCCCCACCTCCCCGACCACTCCCCCGCCGACCCGCCAGAGCACGCCGACCGGCCAGAACTCCCCAGGCGGCCAGAGCTCCCCGACCGAGCGGGACCTGACGCTGTTGGACGCCTTCCAGCACGAGGTGGCCGTGTTCGCCCGCCGGGCCGAGCAGACCAGGCTCGGCGGCCTCGGCCCGGCGCGCAACTCCATGGACCGGGCGGCCTATCTGCTGCTCAGCCGGCTGGACCAGGGCGGCCCCGCCGGCGTCAAGGCGCTGGCAGCCGCGATGGGCATCGACTCGTCCACCGTCACCCGGCAGGTCGCCCCGCTCGTGGACGCCGGTCTGGTGCGCCGGGCACCCGATCCGGAGGACGGGCGCGCCGTGCTGCTGCGGCTGACGCCGCCGGGGCGCCAGCGCCTCGAAGAGGTCCGCGCCTCGCGCCGCGCCCTGGTGGCACTGCTCACCGAGGACTGGACGGGCCAGGAACGCGCCGACTTCCACGCGCTCCTGGCCCGTCTCAACGGAGCCATCTGCCGCCTCCACGGCCGCGACGGCGAGGCCGACCGCCGATAACGGTCCCGTTCAACGGGTCCGTTCAACGGGACCCGTTCAGGTCTGGGCGAGCGCCTGGCCGAGGTCGGCGAGCAGGTCGTCCACCGACTCGATGCCGACCGACAGCCGCACCAGATCGGCCGGCACCTCAAGCGCCGAACCGGCGACCGAAGCGTGCGTCATCCGGCCGGGGTGCTCGATCAGCGACTCCACGCCGCCCAACGACTCGCCCAGCGTGAAGAGTTCGGTCCGGTCGCAGACGGCGACCGCCGCCTCCTCGCCGGCGGCGACCCGGAAGGACACCATCCCGCCGAAGTCCCGCATCTGCTTGCCAGCGGTCTCGTGCCCCGGGTGCGAGGGCAGCCCCGGGTAGCGCACATCGGCCACCCTGGGGTGCGCGGCGAGCATCTCGGCGATCCGGCCGGCGTTGGCGCAGTGGCGGTCCATCCGGACCGCCAGCGTCTTGATGCCGCGCAGCACCAGCCAGGAGTCGAACGGCCCGGCGATCGCGCCCATCGCGTTCTGGTGGTACGCCAACTCCTCGCCGAGCGCCGCGTCCGAGGTGATCAGCGCGCCGCCGACCACGTCGGAGTGGCCGCCCATGTACTTGGTCGTGGAGTGCACCACCACATCCGCGCCCAGCGCCAGCGGCTGCTGGAGGTAGGGGCTGGCGAACGTGTTGTCCACCACCAGCCGGGCGCCGGCGGTGTGCGCCAGATCGGCGATCAGGGCGATGTCCGTGATGCCCAACAGCGGGTTGGACGGGGTCTCCACCCAGACGACCTTGGTCTCCGGACGCAGCGCCGCCTTGACCGACATCGGGTCCGAGGTGTCGGCCACCGACCAGGCGACGCCCCACCGTTCGACCACCTTGGCGACCAGGCGGAACGTACCGCCGTAGGCGTCGTTGGGGATCACCAGATGGTCGCCTGGCCGCAGCATGGTGCGGAGCGCGCAGTCCTCGGCGGCCAGCCCCGACGCGTAGGCGAGACCCCGGGCGCCGCCCTCCAGGGCGGCGAGGTTCTCCTCCAGCGCGGTGCGCGTGGGGTTGGCGGAGCGGCTGTACTCGTAGCCGCCGCGCAGCCCACCGACCCCGTCCTGCTTGTAGGTGGACACCTGGTGGATGGGCGGGACCACGGCCCCGGTCAGCGCGTCGGGCTCCTGCCCGGCGTGAATGGCCAACGTCTCGAAACGCTGCCCGAAGTGCTGCTCGTTCATGGGTCCACGGTAGTGGCCTTACGGTGGTGTGGGAGCCGGGTGTCGCCCTTGGGAGAGCCCCGGACCGTCGGCGACATAGGGTGTTCATCCGTCGTCACACTTCGGTCGTCCCGTGTCGAACCGACGCACGACGGTCGCGGGCGGCCTCCCGTCCGTCCGGCCGGAACGCGTCAGCCCGAGAACGTCGGACAACGTCCGAGAACGAACGACGACAACGAGAACGACCGACAACGTCCGACAACGGTCGGAGAACCAGGAACGAGCAAGGGGGAGCCTCGCCGCCATGGAAGCCGTGTTGCTGCTTATCGCTTTCACCGCGATCTTCGGCGTGCTGGTGCTGCCCGCGCTGCGCCGGCGTCGGGAACGGCAGGAGTTCGAGCGAGCCGCGGCCCAGGCGGACGCGCGGACCCGCTCGGGGCCGCCCGGGATCTCCCTGAGCAAGGGGGACGACGACCAGCCGGCGGCGAGCGCCGGCCTGGTCCCCGTCGACGAGCTGGACGTGCGCCTGCCGGGCCCGGACGACGCGCTGGTGCACGCGCTGGAG
This region includes:
- the ilvA gene encoding threonine ammonia-lyase, with amino-acid sequence MPTHHRPTLEDVLAARKTLAGVTRVTALEGSRYLSRLIGHPVLLKCENLQRTGSFKLRGAYNRIAGLSAADRERGVVAASAGNHAQGVALAASLLDVESTVFMPVGAPLPKVAATRDYGARVRLEGQLVDETLAAATAHARETGAVFIHPFDHPDVVAGQGTLGLEVLEQCPEVETVVMSVGGGGLVAGVALAIKALRPDVRIVGVQAEGAAAYPPSLAAGRPLSLPGAATMADGIRVGRPGDVPFDLVAELVDEVRTVSESALSAALLHCLERAKLVVEPAGAAPIAALLAEPDAFRGPLVAVLSGGNVDPVVLERSLRHGMAAAGRYLSLRLRLPDHPGALAALLGVLSAVDANVLAVHHVRTDPRLGVSEAEVELWLETKGPRHCDEVIVALREAGYVVLS
- a CDS encoding MarR family winged helix-turn-helix transcriptional regulator, whose product is MTPEASPPQDPHPLPTSPTTPPPTRQSTPTGQNSPGGQSSPTERDLTLLDAFQHEVAVFARRAEQTRLGGLGPARNSMDRAAYLLLSRLDQGGPAGVKALAAAMGIDSSTVTRQVAPLVDAGLVRRAPDPEDGRAVLLRLTPPGRQRLEEVRASRRALVALLTEDWTGQERADFHALLARLNGAICRLHGRDGEADRR
- a CDS encoding cystathionine gamma-synthase — protein: MNEQHFGQRFETLAIHAGQEPDALTGAVVPPIHQVSTYKQDGVGGLRGGYEYSRSANPTRTALEENLAALEGGARGLAYASGLAAEDCALRTMLRPGDHLVIPNDAYGGTFRLVAKVVERWGVAWSVADTSDPMSVKAALRPETKVVWVETPSNPLLGITDIALIADLAHTAGARLVVDNTFASPYLQQPLALGADVVVHSTTKYMGGHSDVVGGALITSDAALGEELAYHQNAMGAIAGPFDSWLVLRGIKTLAVRMDRHCANAGRIAEMLAAHPRVADVRYPGLPSHPGHETAGKQMRDFGGMVSFRVAAGEEAAVAVCDRTELFTLGESLGGVESLIEHPGRMTHASVAGSALEVPADLVRLSVGIESVDDLLADLGQALAQT